One stretch of Tepiditoga spiralis DNA includes these proteins:
- a CDS encoding M48 family metallopeptidase, whose translation MYEFYYKDQIIKYKLIKKNKKNLSIIIKENEVIVYSPIYLNIDLVQKILYKKADWIIKKLELNNYKREKNYENGEFFLYLGQEYTLNIIYGDKTNIKLFNNYLNLYINKKIKNINKKNIIELWYKNNSLNLFNKKVAYYNNFFKQNINEIRINDLKSAWGICYPKKRKITFNWKLIMAPIEIIDYVIVHEMCHLIHPNHSNNFWNEVSNYIKDYKIKRKWLKENGNRLFL comes from the coding sequence ATGTATGAATTTTATTATAAAGATCAAATCATAAAATATAAATTAATAAAGAAAAATAAAAAAAATCTGTCTATAATTATAAAAGAAAATGAAGTAATAGTTTATTCACCAATTTATTTAAATATAGATTTAGTACAAAAAATATTATACAAAAAGGCTGACTGGATAATAAAAAAATTAGAATTAAATAATTATAAGAGAGAAAAAAATTATGAAAATGGAGAATTTTTTTTATATTTAGGACAGGAGTATACATTAAATATAATTTATGGTGATAAAACAAATATTAAGTTATTTAATAATTACTTAAACTTATATATAAATAAAAAAATTAAAAATATAAATAAAAAAAATATAATCGAATTATGGTATAAAAATAATTCATTAAATCTATTTAATAAAAAAGTAGCTTATTATAATAATTTTTTTAAGCAAAACATAAATGAAATCAGAATAAATGATTTAAAAAGTGCTTGGGGAATATGTTATCCTAAAAAAAGAAAAATAACCTTTAATTGGAAATTAATAATGGCGCCAATTGAAATAATTGATTATGTAATTGTTCACGAAATGTGTCATTTAATTCATCCAAATCATTCTAATAACTTTTGGAATGAAGTTAGTAATTATATAAAAGATTATAAAATAAAAAGAAAGTGGTTAAAAGAAAATGGAAATAGATTATTTTTATAG
- a CDS encoding DNA alkylation repair protein has translation MNCTVELVTELKNNTNIEKAKHSKQFFKSFPGGYGEGDMFLGITVPIQRKIAKKYYKFCTLKDIEVLLNNEFHEIRLTALFILTYKLEKSDNNEEIKKIVDLYINKISKVNNWDLVDSSAPKILGPYFLNKDKSLLYNYANSNNLWKQRISIITTQYFIKNNQFQDTLNISKILLNHSHDLIHKAVGWMLREIGNRNFEVEFNFLKDHYKNMPRTMLRYAIEKFDKELRVKFLKGKI, from the coding sequence ATGAATTGTACAGTTGAATTAGTAACTGAATTAAAAAATAATACAAATATTGAAAAAGCAAAACATTCAAAGCAATTCTTTAAATCTTTTCCAGGAGGATACGGAGAAGGAGATATGTTTTTAGGTATTACGGTTCCAATACAAAGAAAAATAGCTAAAAAATATTATAAATTTTGTACTCTAAAGGATATTGAAGTATTGCTAAATAATGAATTCCATGAAATTAGACTTACTGCATTATTTATATTGACATATAAACTTGAAAAATCTGATAATAATGAAGAGATCAAAAAAATTGTAGATTTGTACATCAATAAAATAAGTAAAGTAAATAATTGGGATTTAGTTGATTCTTCTGCTCCAAAAATTCTTGGACCATATTTTTTAAACAAAGATAAAAGTTTATTGTATAATTATGCTAATTCAAATAATCTTTGGAAACAACGAATTAGTATAATAACTACTCAATACTTTATTAAAAATAATCAATTTCAAGATACATTGAACATATCAAAAATTTTATTAAATCATAGTCATGATTTAATACATAAAGCAGTTGGATGGATGTTGAGAGAAATTGGAAATCGAAATTTTGAAGTAGAATTTAATTTTTTAAAAGATCATTATAAAAATATGCCAAGAACAATGCTTAGATATGCAATTGAAAAATTTGACAAAGAACTTAGAGTAAAATTTTTAAAAGGAAAAATTTAA
- a CDS encoding helix-turn-helix domain-containing protein, whose amino-acid sequence MLKFLDQMKITKLATDYEGKILIYIEKNKKITTKELKKLFNIKDTRAKEILKELMNKNLIERKGKGRNTHYILK is encoded by the coding sequence ATGCTGAAATTTTTAGATCAAATGAAAATTACCAAATTAGCGACGGATTATGAGGGGAAAATTTTAATTTATATAGAAAAGAATAAAAAAATTACTACAAAAGAACTTAAAAAATTATTTAATATTAAAGACACAAGAGCAAAAGAAATTTTAAAAGAATTAATGAATAAAAATTTAATTGAAAGAAAAGGTAAAGGTAGAAATACTCACTATATTTTAAAGTAG
- a CDS encoding tyrosine-type recombinase/integrase — protein sequence MNYVDPIKDVKIINKIKRLMLKHEKIKEYALFVVGINSGLRISDILLLKWDDVLDDSDNITDKLRIKEKKTGKTKVFPLNTAAKEALNKLKKQLKNIEYDEHIFKSNSNRTKSKASPWRRQYVWDFLQTYAQLAGFTGNIGTHTLRKTFGYHAYTNGVSLELIQKIFNHSSPGITLRYIGITQQEIDDVYLNIINL from the coding sequence ATGAATTATGTAGATCCAATTAAAGATGTTAAAATTATAAATAAAATAAAAAGACTAATGCTAAAACATGAAAAAATAAAAGAATATGCATTATTTGTAGTTGGAATAAATAGTGGATTGAGAATATCTGATATTTTATTATTAAAATGGGATGATGTATTGGATGATTCAGATAACATAACAGACAAACTACGTATAAAAGAAAAGAAAACTGGAAAAACAAAAGTATTTCCTTTAAACACTGCTGCTAAAGAAGCACTTAATAAGTTAAAAAAACAATTAAAAAATATTGAATATGATGAACACATCTTTAAATCAAATTCAAATAGAACAAAATCTAAAGCATCTCCTTGGAGAAGACAATATGTATGGGATTTTTTACAGACATATGCACAACTTGCAGGTTTTACAGGAAATATTGGAACGCATACCTTAAGAAAAACCTTTGGTTATCATGCTTATACAAATGGTGTATCTTTAGAATTAATTCAAAAAATATTTAATCATTCCTCACCTGGAATAACATTGAGATATATTGGAATAACTCAACAAGAAATCGATGATGTTTATTTAAATATAATTAATTTATAA
- a CDS encoding P-loop NTPase fold protein, which produces MENEKIRYIISNLYDEPLKDKKYMINRKNDLNYINKIIYYQPLGVYGICGETGVGKTTTLNFIDESNLKKFNILISEKESKESIIIDFLYKLSLLTLKESKSKKSKNIANEAKEFILNEKTKNMEYSTGTNAIIKVNYSKNLTEYKRYNIYTIQEYLEKLVNVLINEFKRVLIIIDELDKEKKEEILIILDSLKHILNKRELIVFISLPFSIYREYTNDRMKWNKTGNLENIFKDMIFLKPLKNIDISQMILKRLEKYPEFISPDSLKEIADYSEGNPRDALWITQQIILNNTEKNIIDLKTTKEEIKKIVRQYFKINKTLTENQKILIKEISNKSDTKNNIVKKLEKQGLKKQTVYTYINRLKDENIIKEKDGIFYIPKKILYALDI; this is translated from the coding sequence ATGGAAAATGAAAAAATAAGATATATAATTTCAAATTTATATGATGAACCTTTAAAAGATAAAAAATATATGATTAATAGAAAAAATGATTTAAATTATATCAATAAAATAATTTATTACCAACCTCTTGGCGTATACGGTATTTGTGGCGAAACTGGTGTTGGTAAGACAACAACTCTGAATTTTATTGATGAAAGCAATTTAAAAAAATTTAATATTTTAATTTCAGAAAAAGAAAGTAAAGAAAGCATTATTATAGATTTTTTGTATAAATTATCACTATTAACTTTAAAAGAGAGTAAATCTAAAAAATCTAAAAATATTGCAAATGAAGCAAAAGAATTTATACTGAATGAAAAAACTAAAAATATGGAATACAGTACTGGTACAAATGCAATAATTAAAGTTAATTACTCTAAAAATTTAACTGAGTATAAAAGATATAATATATACACAATTCAGGAATATTTAGAAAAACTTGTAAACGTTTTAATAAATGAATTCAAAAGAGTATTGATAATTATAGATGAATTAGATAAAGAAAAAAAAGAAGAAATATTAATAATATTAGATTCTTTAAAACATATTTTAAACAAAAGAGAGTTAATAGTATTTATATCGCTTCCATTTTCAATATATAGAGAATATACAAACGATAGAATGAAATGGAATAAAACAGGAAACTTAGAAAATATTTTTAAAGATATGATATTTTTAAAACCTTTAAAAAATATTGATATTTCACAAATGATTTTAAAAAGATTAGAAAAATATCCAGAGTTTATATCTCCTGACTCATTAAAAGAAATAGCAGATTATAGTGAAGGAAATCCAAGAGACGCACTTTGGATTACTCAACAAATTATATTGAATAATACAGAAAAAAATATTATAGATCTCAAAACCACAAAAGAAGAAATCAAAAAAATTGTAAGACAGTATTTTAAAATAAATAAAACACTTACAGAAAATCAAAAAATTTTAATAAAAGAAATTTCAAATAAAAGCGATACAAAAAATAATATTGTAAAAAAATTGGAAAAACAAGGTTTAAAAAAACAAACAGTCTATACATATATAAATAGACTAAAAGATGAAAATATAATTAAAGAAAAAGATGGAATTTTTTATATCCCAAAGAAAATATTGTATGCACTCGATATTTAA
- a CDS encoding pseudouridine-5'-phosphate glycosidase, protein MNLTEYLDFSDEVMQGIKENKAIVALESTIISHGMPYPQNVETAKNVESIIRDLGAVPATIAIINGRIKIGLNEEDLEFMGKEKNILKASRRDLPVIISKKLNAATTVASTMICANLAGIKVFVTGGTGGVHRGGENSFDISADLQELAKTNVAVVSAGAKSILDLNLTMEYLETFGVPVIGFGTDELPAFYSRKSGIKANYKLDTPKEVAEMLKVKWDLGLEGGAIIANPIPEEYSMDSKIINKAIEDALDEADEKGITGKEVTPFLLSKIKDLTEGKSLKSNIQLVYNNAKVGAKIAIELHKISD, encoded by the coding sequence ATGAATTTAACAGAATATTTAGATTTTTCAGATGAAGTAATGCAAGGTATAAAAGAAAATAAAGCTATTGTTGCTCTTGAATCGACAATAATTTCTCATGGTATGCCTTATCCACAAAATGTTGAAACTGCTAAAAATGTTGAAAGTATAATAAGAGATTTAGGTGCTGTACCTGCAACAATAGCAATAATAAATGGAAGAATAAAAATAGGATTGAATGAAGAAGATCTTGAATTTATGGGAAAAGAAAAAAATATTTTAAAGGCAAGTAGAAGAGATTTACCAGTAATAATTTCTAAAAAATTAAATGCAGCAACAACCGTTGCTTCTACAATGATATGTGCAAACCTTGCTGGAATAAAAGTTTTTGTTACTGGTGGCACTGGTGGAGTTCATAGAGGTGGAGAAAATTCATTTGATATATCCGCTGACTTACAAGAACTTGCTAAAACCAATGTTGCGGTTGTTTCAGCTGGTGCTAAATCAATACTCGACTTGAATTTAACTATGGAATATCTTGAAACTTTCGGAGTTCCCGTAATAGGTTTTGGAACAGATGAACTTCCTGCATTTTATTCAAGAAAAAGTGGTATAAAAGCAAATTATAAATTAGATACACCAAAAGAAGTTGCAGAAATGCTTAAAGTAAAATGGGATTTAGGCTTAGAAGGTGGAGCAATAATTGCAAATCCTATACCAGAAGAATATTCAATGGATTCAAAAATAATAAACAAAGCTATCGAAGACGCTTTAGATGAAGCAGATGAAAAAGGTATAACTGGTAAAGAAGTTACTCCATTTTTATTATCTAAAATTAAAGATCTAACAGAAGGTAAAAGTTTAAAATCAAATATACAACTCGTATACAATAATGCTAAAGTTGGTGCAAAAATAGCTATTGAATTACATAAAATATCAGATTAA
- a CDS encoding carbohydrate kinase family protein translates to MRLIISVIGGINVDIKGFSKNIIMKNSNPGNIKFSCGGVARNIAENLGRLNIPVKLFGIVGNDFFGNYVIKETKKYGVNTNFIETIKNKQTGIYLSIVDNKDMLVSISDMNSIDHLNKEYIDKNEKNIFNSKYIILDTNLNEEILKYIVYKNIHYKRTLILNTVSIQKAKKIYNIKNNIQYIITNLYEFNSFFNKDIKNIEELKEIKNYDSLCDIIITLGENGIFDLKNKKHYKSLKANIKDANGAGDAFLSGFVYGLYNNKSIDESILFGQCTSVITLESENSVSEILSKDVLDNKFYREVVK, encoded by the coding sequence GTGAGACTTATAATTAGCGTTATTGGCGGAATAAATGTTGATATAAAAGGGTTTTCAAAAAATATTATAATGAAAAATTCTAATCCTGGAAATATAAAATTTAGTTGTGGCGGTGTTGCAAGAAATATAGCTGAAAACTTGGGTAGATTAAATATTCCTGTGAAATTGTTTGGTATTGTAGGAAATGATTTTTTTGGTAATTATGTAATAAAAGAAACTAAAAAGTATGGAGTAAATACAAATTTTATAGAAACAATAAAAAACAAACAAACTGGTATATATTTATCAATAGTAGACAATAAAGATATGCTTGTTTCAATATCTGATATGAATTCAATTGATCATTTAAATAAAGAATATATAGATAAAAATGAAAAGAATATTTTTAATTCTAAATATATAATTTTAGATACAAATTTAAATGAAGAAATTTTAAAATATATTGTATATAAAAATATACATTATAAAAGAACATTAATATTAAATACAGTTTCTATACAAAAAGCTAAAAAAATATATAATATAAAAAATAATATACAATATATAATTACTAATTTATATGAATTCAATTCATTTTTTAACAAAGATATAAAAAATATTGAAGAACTAAAAGAAATAAAGAATTATGATAGTTTATGTGATATAATAATTACTCTAGGAGAAAATGGTATATTTGACCTTAAGAATAAAAAACATTATAAATCATTAAAAGCAAATATTAAAGATGCAAATGGCGCAGGAGATGCGTTTTTATCCGGCTTTGTTTATGGATTATATAATAATAAGAGCATTGACGAATCTATTCTTTTTGGCCAATGTACTTCTGTAATAACTTTAGAATCAGAAAATAGTGTTTCGGAAATACTTTCAAAGGATGTACTCGATAATAAATTTTATAGGGAGGTAGTAAAATGA
- a CDS encoding LysR family transcriptional regulator: protein MDLLQLKYFRELAYSQHMTELAENLHISQPSLSMTIAKLEDELGIKLFDRVNRKIILNDYGRIFLNHVDVIFNELSYALEEINELKNMENKKIILATTGTTFLTNIIIDFLESNSEITIKQSLVAYEKITELLEKGVIDFAITHPLLNNKNIESKVLIEDDILVVVPKNHPLAHKKAVRLEELKNEHFINLTEHYDFRKLTDSMFERSGFKPNIIIEGEFTLIERMLKSGLGISIIPRTLLNLYPNFPAKTLKILDQNEKWSIGFSWLKNKYMNENSKKFRDFVLNYYK, encoded by the coding sequence ATGGATCTATTACAGTTAAAATACTTTAGAGAATTAGCTTACTCACAACATATGACAGAATTAGCTGAAAATTTACATATTTCACAACCATCGTTGAGCATGACTATTGCAAAACTTGAAGATGAATTAGGAATAAAATTATTTGACAGAGTAAATAGAAAAATAATTTTAAATGACTATGGAAGAATTTTTTTAAATCATGTCGATGTTATATTTAATGAGCTATCTTATGCATTAGAAGAAATTAATGAATTGAAAAATATGGAAAATAAAAAAATTATTCTTGCAACTACAGGAACAACTTTTCTAACAAATATTATTATTGATTTTTTAGAAAGTAATTCTGAAATAACGATAAAACAATCACTTGTAGCTTATGAAAAAATAACAGAACTTTTAGAAAAGGGAGTTATAGATTTTGCTATAACTCATCCATTATTAAATAATAAAAATATTGAAAGTAAAGTATTAATTGAAGATGATATTTTAGTTGTTGTTCCAAAAAATCATCCTTTAGCTCATAAAAAAGCTGTAAGATTGGAAGAATTAAAAAATGAACATTTTATAAATTTAACAGAGCATTATGATTTTAGAAAATTAACGGACAGTATGTTTGAAAGATCTGGATTTAAGCCAAATATTATAATTGAAGGAGAATTTACATTAATTGAAAGGATGCTAAAATCAGGTCTTGGTATTAGTATTATTCCAAGAACTTTATTAAACTTATATCCAAATTTCCCTGCAAAAACACTTAAAATATTAGATCAAAATGAAAAATGGTCCATTGGTTTTTCTTGGTTAAAAAATAAATATATGAATGAAAATTCTAAAAAATTTAGAGATTTTGTTCTTAATTACTATAAATAA
- a CDS encoding oleate hydratase: MGSYQKINPKKPKNIEERKAYLIGGGIASLAAAAYLIKDGHMPGKNINILEQGNIFGGAMDGAGDAENGYVARGGREMEEHYECTWELFGMVPSLEDPSKTVLDEFKELNDIDPNFSNCRVIANRGEKLDFSTLGLSENHVKQLTKLFLATEEALGATTVEQFFDKSFLETDMWLYWRSMFAFEEWHSVVEMKRYMHRFIHLMPGMSKMDGLVFTKYNQYDSMILPLQKWLESQDVVFNKKTQVTDLDIEEINGKKVVLGIHLTRDGKEKFIKTTADDLVFFTNGSMTENSTLGSMDKAPVLNRELGPVWKLWKKIAEKDPLFGKPEVFCSDVDKTKWESFTITAKGPKMKELIEKYAERKIMPHRTVTGGIITIKDSNWLMSVTVNRQPQFKNQPEDVIVLWAYALFPDNKGDFINKKMSECTGKELLQELLYHFGIDEKDMQEYIDSSIVIPAMMPYITSQFMPRVKGDRPDVVPESSKNLAFLGQYAEIPNDCVFTVEYSVRSAIMAVYKLLELEKNPPEIYPSQYDIRVMANATKAMYSGRPLPGEFIIKKLLKDTSMDGLI, translated from the coding sequence ATGGGTAGTTATCAAAAAATAAATCCTAAAAAACCTAAAAATATTGAAGAAAGAAAAGCTTATTTAATTGGTGGTGGAATTGCATCATTAGCTGCTGCTGCATATTTAATTAAAGATGGTCATATGCCTGGAAAAAATATTAACATATTAGAACAAGGTAATATCTTTGGTGGTGCAATGGATGGAGCTGGAGATGCAGAAAATGGTTATGTAGCACGTGGTGGAAGAGAAATGGAAGAACATTACGAATGTACATGGGAATTATTTGGAATGGTACCTTCATTAGAAGATCCTTCAAAAACTGTATTGGATGAATTTAAAGAATTAAATGATATAGATCCTAACTTTTCTAATTGTAGAGTAATAGCAAATCGTGGAGAAAAACTTGATTTTTCAACTCTTGGATTAAGCGAAAATCATGTAAAACAACTTACAAAATTATTTCTTGCAACTGAAGAAGCATTAGGAGCAACAACAGTTGAACAATTTTTTGATAAATCATTTTTAGAAACTGATATGTGGTTATATTGGAGAAGTATGTTTGCATTTGAAGAATGGCATAGTGTTGTTGAAATGAAAAGATATATGCATAGATTTATACATTTAATGCCTGGAATGAGTAAAATGGATGGTTTAGTTTTTACTAAATACAATCAATACGATTCAATGATTCTACCACTTCAAAAATGGTTAGAATCTCAAGATGTAGTATTTAATAAGAAAACACAAGTTACTGATTTAGATATAGAAGAAATAAATGGAAAAAAAGTTGTATTAGGAATTCATTTAACTCGTGATGGAAAAGAAAAATTTATTAAAACAACTGCAGATGATTTGGTATTTTTTACAAATGGTTCTATGACTGAAAATTCAACATTAGGTAGTATGGATAAAGCTCCAGTATTAAATAGAGAATTAGGTCCTGTTTGGAAATTATGGAAAAAAATTGCAGAAAAAGATCCATTATTTGGAAAACCTGAAGTTTTTTGTAGTGATGTAGATAAAACAAAATGGGAATCATTTACAATTACTGCAAAAGGTCCAAAAATGAAAGAATTAATTGAAAAATATGCCGAAAGAAAAATAATGCCACATAGAACTGTAACGGGTGGAATTATTACAATAAAAGATTCAAATTGGTTAATGAGTGTTACTGTTAATAGACAACCTCAATTTAAAAATCAACCAGAAGATGTAATTGTATTATGGGCTTATGCTTTATTCCCAGATAATAAAGGAGACTTTATTAACAAAAAAATGAGTGAATGTACAGGTAAAGAATTACTACAAGAATTATTATACCATTTTGGTATTGATGAAAAGGATATGCAAGAATACATAGATTCTTCAATAGTAATTCCTGCAATGATGCCTTATATAACAAGTCAATTTATGCCAAGAGTAAAAGGAGATAGACCAGACGTTGTTCCAGAATCAAGTAAAAATTTAGCATTTTTAGGTCAATATGCAGAAATACCAAATGATTGTGTATTTACAGTTGAATATTCAGTTCGTTCAGCAATAATGGCTGTATATAAATTACTTGAACTTGAAAAAAATCCACCTGAAATATACCCTAGTCAATATGATATAAGAGTTATGGCTAATGCAACAAAAGCTATGTATAGTGGAAGACCTTTACCAGGAGAATTTATAATAAAAAAATTATTAAAAGATACATCAATGGATGGTTTAATATAA
- a CDS encoding alpha/beta hydrolase, which yields MYFVKNYSYSPSIIEENDRKTILKSNYPCEFKESSKIVLYKYNANSNKTLLFIHGLGTNNLKYLKWFPEQFAKNGYNAAMMILPYHFERTPEGYKSGELFLSTTKNEVLRSRFEHSIVDALTSINYLKNTFSNNIYLMGFSFGGFVSLMSAAINNEIKGLSLAVTGGNFYYITWKSFVTKTLRVQYEENKECNPKRCYEIHQKYDEYINSLSNSNIEIDKAPMPCFEYDPSTFAKFIKSPTINFRALFDIFIPKKSTMDLYNRLQCKKELYSIPSGHLTSYLFKKRIFNKTITFFNNI from the coding sequence ATGTATTTTGTAAAAAATTACTCATATTCTCCATCAATAATTGAAGAAAATGATAGAAAAACTATTTTAAAATCAAATTATCCATGTGAATTTAAAGAATCATCCAAAATTGTTTTGTATAAATATAATGCAAATTCAAATAAAACATTATTGTTTATACATGGGTTGGGAACAAATAATTTAAAATATTTAAAATGGTTTCCTGAACAATTTGCAAAAAATGGTTATAATGCAGCAATGATGATACTTCCTTATCACTTTGAAAGAACACCAGAAGGCTATAAAAGTGGTGAATTATTTTTATCTACAACCAAAAATGAAGTTTTAAGATCTAGATTTGAACACTCAATTGTAGACGCTTTAACCTCAATAAACTATTTAAAAAATACTTTTTCAAACAACATATATTTAATGGGTTTTAGTTTTGGTGGGTTTGTTTCATTAATGTCTGCTGCAATAAATAATGAAATTAAAGGTTTATCACTTGCTGTAACTGGTGGAAACTTTTATTATATAACTTGGAAAAGCTTTGTCACTAAAACTTTAAGAGTTCAATATGAAGAAAATAAAGAATGTAATCCAAAAAGATGTTATGAAATTCATCAAAAATATGATGAATATATAAATTCTTTAAGTAATTCAAATATTGAAATAGACAAAGCACCAATGCCTTGTTTTGAATATGATCCTTCTACTTTTGCAAAGTTTATAAAATCTCCAACAATTAATTTTAGAGCATTATTTGATATTTTTATACCAAAAAAATCAACAATGGATTTATATAATAGATTACAATGTAAAAAAGAACTTTACAGTATCCCATCTGGTCACTTAACTTCGTATTTATTTAAAAAAAGAATATTTAATAAAACAATAACCTTTTTCAACAATATATAA
- a CDS encoding cyclic nucleotide-binding domain-containing protein: MQSEIKVLKKDVTLYEKGQKVDKLYFIKDGIIEIEINDEIKKQDSGSVGEWALLKIPAVETVRALKGAKIVSVSPENLLKMKEYGKLLLKIFKSITFRLNFVDEIISPNISPGNAMETFSNIYKGYTFRENDFILHYRIMKKYYRENKLEDAAKELEKIDVRKLDLDMHDELEIWKSILKYKLNPQFGKEYLHRVYSKDSKKRLSYNYFETLVNKENNAFYDLYGKYGLHVPKKTVLIVEGDRAKDIGYLLLKGGVKVARFSEGEENILAVILNGEFFGEATLFNERKRQATVFSDKPFDVIEFSKETLSETFEKSPEFGLKLIQNQLKRIVNTLKMDSILKLDPYNRINELFNNFYTRFINANMTINELSRFANVKISDVIDVTLKRNMKIDPEGHIK, encoded by the coding sequence ATGCAATCAGAAATAAAAGTTCTAAAGAAAGATGTAACCCTCTATGAAAAAGGTCAAAAAGTTGATAAACTTTATTTTATTAAAGATGGAATAATTGAAATTGAAATTAATGATGAAATAAAAAAACAAGATTCAGGTTCTGTTGGTGAATGGGCTTTATTAAAAATACCCGCTGTAGAAACTGTAAGAGCTTTAAAAGGAGCTAAAATTGTTTCTGTTTCTCCTGAAAATTTATTAAAAATGAAAGAATATGGAAAATTACTTTTAAAAATTTTTAAATCAATTACATTTAGATTGAATTTTGTTGATGAAATAATTTCTCCAAATATTTCTCCAGGAAATGCTATGGAAACTTTTTCTAATATATATAAAGGATATACATTTAGAGAAAATGACTTTATACTTCATTATAGAATAATGAAAAAATATTATAGAGAAAATAAATTAGAAGATGCTGCAAAAGAACTTGAAAAAATTGATGTAAGAAAATTAGATTTAGATATGCATGATGAGTTAGAAATTTGGAAAAGTATATTAAAATATAAATTAAATCCACAATTTGGGAAAGAATATTTGCACAGAGTTTATTCTAAAGATTCAAAAAAAAGATTATCATATAATTATTTTGAGACTTTAGTTAACAAAGAAAATAATGCATTTTATGATTTATATGGAAAATATGGATTGCACGTCCCTAAAAAAACTGTATTAATTGTAGAAGGAGACAGAGCTAAAGATATTGGATATTTATTGTTAAAAGGTGGTGTAAAGGTTGCGCGTTTTTCTGAAGGAGAAGAAAATATTCTAGCTGTAATATTAAATGGCGAGTTTTTTGGAGAAGCAACATTATTTAATGAAAGAAAAAGACAAGCTACCGTTTTTTCTGATAAACCATTTGATGTTATAGAATTTTCTAAAGAAACTTTAAGTGAAACTTTTGAAAAAAGTCCAGAATTTGGTTTAAAATTAATACAAAACCAATTAAAAAGAATTGTAAATACTTTAAAAATGGATAGTATATTAAAACTAGACCCTTATAATAGAATTAATGAACTCTTTAATAATTTTTATACCAGATTTATAAATGCAAATATGACAATTAATGAATTATCTAGATTTGCAAATGTAAAAATTAGCGATGTTATAGATGTAACTTTAAAAAGAAATATGAAAATAGATCCGGAAGGTCATATAAAGTAG
- a CDS encoding PadR family transcriptional regulator gives MRQQRNCRGLGGKGWWLSSIILLLIAEKPSYGYELVERLKEFGITLIGNGNMGRIYTFLSDFETNDLITFNWDTTYSPPRKIYTITDKGLEFLSEIKKEMDGLKNTIEIYEKKYNTIAQN, from the coding sequence ATGAGACAACAAAGAAATTGTAGAGGCTTAGGTGGAAAAGGATGGTGGCTTTCATCAATAATATTACTTTTAATAGCAGAAAAGCCTTCATATGGTTATGAATTAGTTGAAAGATTAAAAGAATTTGGTATTACTTTAATAGGCAATGGAAACATGGGAAGAATTTATACATTTTTGAGTGATTTTGAAACTAATGATCTTATAACTTTTAATTGGGATACAACTTATAGTCCACCAAGAAAAATTTATACTATAACTGATAAAGGATTAGAATTTTTATCTGAAATAAAAAAAGAAATGGATGGATTAAAAAATACAATAGAAATATATGAAAAAAAATATAATACAATAGCACAGAATTAA